Below is a window of Plasmodium sp. gorilla clade G2 genome assembly, chromosome: 14 DNA.
agaaggaagtataaaaacatataaaagaattGTAATTTTAAGTATAGGGAATAATTAatcctttattttattatcaaaaagttaaatattaatatatatattaagcattatatattttcatatacaaATTTCTTGTAGGTCttgtgttatatatatatatatatatatatatatatatatattaattctttttatatataaaaggtattcaatataatacatataaatataaacatatacatatatatatatatatatatatatatgatatccataaaatgaaaatatataatataatgaattaaaatgAACAACaacttttaaattatattcctTCTTagttgtaaaaaaaaaaaaaaaaaaaaaaaaaaataataataaaaataaaaataaataaataagttGAATTACGTGCAATATTGAAATTACAGAATGTTTATTTATCCAGTCGTAATCCTACTTATATTAtgtttcttcttcatttccTTATTTggcattatatatatatttttattttattattttattttattttattttttttttttgttattgcCTTTCTATTATGTTTTGGTTAATTTAACTAATGCAAAATCTGAATAAGTCATTAAAAACtgaagggaaaaaaaaaaaaaaaaaaaaaaaaaaaaaaaaaaaattataataatataatatatatatatatttatatatataataagcttatgaattatatataaatattttgttcttaCTAAAATATCCACCACTGGGTAATGGAAAAAGGTGAAAACTTCTACAGAATTTTAATggtttattttcttcaataataatatctccACAtactaatattaaaattCCATTATTTGGAGTTGGTTGTATATCTAAGCTTAAACATTTATGAACAACAGTAGGGggtaatttatttaatcttTCAATTATTTGACTAGTTCCTCTACATTGATCATTTTCAAAACTCATCATacttatatctttatataatgcAGCCAATTCAttcctaaaaaaaaaaaaaaaattatata
It encodes the following:
- a CDS encoding nuclear transport factor 2, putative; the protein is MDMLNPQFEEIGKEFVNHYFQLFNTGRNELAALYKDISMMSFENDQCRGTSQIIERLNKLPPTVVHKCLSLDIQPTPNNGILILVCGDIIIEENKPLKFCRSFHLFPLPSGGYFIFNDLFRFCIS